The following proteins are co-located in the Portunus trituberculatus isolate SZX2019 chromosome 16, ASM1759143v1, whole genome shotgun sequence genome:
- the LOC123504544 gene encoding putative uncharacterized protein DDB_G0292292 isoform X1 encodes MKIIWKIISYEGVPDISAMADLYQSSLLEPTAPPEYLLQRRATKNSPKVVSGKESNDKEKTPASSTSSRTGHSLTPLFNYFTKRRKINNNNNNNNNNDNKFSHDHSSQAAVTLRDNSHSRQVVSGGKRFAFFRSKQTSEPPSVRDSTEGTAASERKDTASSQKSQFDTKQPESLEPQAKDEMEVLCHGLMEKTESFSKKCLLSHSGHETDSDSESVVSEKRSNQMQFDETDKCAGVSVMQEQLNSINLKRCMDATMPQSIGSTTLPAHSESLSIPPVIEEIEEASVDEPPVIEVILPQREPAVKSSSGIQPMQSMDGNISVHNNVKKRRKLRHILRHFLNMNSSFVKEDKQRLVEDEEEDDEEEEHEMVETAIDEQECQGDNTCPVSKTPLTQDGTDAVTPEKKRQPGTKGHCRGWGHRVRRSLGRGCHYLGLSVLNITNYIVAEATFMGSVNTSRNYDWDYIYNTNEYGVKDYMYD; translated from the exons ATGAAAATAATATGGAAGATCATAAGCTATGAAG GTGTCCCAGACATCTCAGCCATGGCAGATCTATATCAGAGTAGCCTCCTGGAACCCACCGCGCCGCCAGAATACCTACTACAGAGACGTGCCACAAAGAACTCACCTAAGGTAGTTAGCGGAAAGGAAAGTAATGACAAGGAAAAGACACCGGCCTCCAGTACTTCTTCCCGCACTGGTCACTCCCTCACCCCACTCTTCAACTATTTTACAAAACGTCGaaaaatcaacaataacaataacaacaataataataatgataacaaattcAGTCATGACCACTCCTCTCAGGCAGCAGTGACGCTTCGAGACAACTCTCATTCCAGGCAGGTAGTGAGTGGAGGGAAAAGATTTGCTTTCTTTCGAAGTAAACAAACTTCGGAACCTCCTTCTGTAAGAGACTCTACTGAGGGCACAGCTGCTTCAGAAAGGAAGGATACAGCATCGTCTCAAAAGTCCCAGTTTGATACTAAACAGCCAGAGAGTTTGGAGCCTCAAGCCAAAGATGAAATGGAAGTGTTGTGTCACGGACTGATGGAAAAAACAGAGTCATTTAGCAAAAAGTGTCTCCTCTCCCATTCAGGTCATGAGACAGATTCGGACTCAGAATCAGTTGTCTCCGAAAAACGAAGCAATCAGATGCAGTTTGACGAGACTGACAAGTGTGCTGGCGTATCTGTCATGCAAGAGCAACTGAATAGCATTAATCTCAAGCGATGTATGGACGCCACGATGCCTCAGTCCATAGGTTCAACAACACTCCCAGCTCACTCTGAAAGTCTCTCTATCCCACCTGTGATCGAGGAGATTGAGGAGGCTAGCGTTGACGAACCGCCAGTCATCGAAGTCATCTTACCTCAGCGAGAGCCTGCTGTTAAATCGTCGTCAGGAATACAGCCTATGCAAAGCATGGACGGCAACATCAGTGTtcataataatgtaaagaaacGCCGCAAGCTGCGGCACATCCTGCGACATTTCCTCAACATGAACAGCAGCTTTGTAAAAGAGGATAAACAACGGTTagtggaagacgaggaagaagacgacgaagaggaggagcatgagATGGTTGAGACCGCCATTGACGAACAGGAGTGCCAAGGAGACAACACGTGTCCCGTCTCGAAAACACCACTAACTCAAGATGGCACAGACGCTGTGACTCCCGAGAAGAAGAGGCAGCCCGGAACGAAA GGCCATTGTCGGGGATGGGGCCACCGCGTCCGACGCTCTCTGGGCCGCGGGTGTCACTACCTCGGGCTGAGCGTCCTCAACATCACCAACTACATAGTGGCTGAGGCTACCTTCATGGGCTCTGTCAATACCAGCAGAAACTACGACTGGGATTACATCTACAACACCAACGAGTACGGGGTGAAAGACTACATGTACGACTAG
- the LOC123504544 gene encoding putative uncharacterized protein DDB_G0292292 isoform X3, producing MADLYQSSLLEPTAPPEYLLQRRATKNSPKVVSGKESNDKEKTPASSTSSRTGHSLTPLFNYFTKRRKINNNNNNNNNNDNKFSHDHSSQAAVTLRDNSHSRQVVSGGKRFAFFRSKQTSEPPSVRDSTEGTAASERKDTASSQKSQFDTKQPESLEPQAKDEMEVLCHGLMEKTESFSKKCLLSHSGHETDSDSESVVSEKRSNQMQFDETDKCAGVSVMQEQLNSINLKRCMDATMPQSIGSTTLPAHSESLSIPPVIEEIEEASVDEPPVIEVILPQREPAVKSSSGIQPMQSMDGNISVHNNVKKRRKLRHILRHFLNMNSSFVKEDKQRLVEDEEEDDEEEEHEMVETAIDEQECQGDNTCPVSKTPLTQDGTDAVTPEKKRQPGTKGHCRGWGHRVRRSLGRGCHYLGLSVLNITNYIVAEATFMGSVNTSRNYDWDYIYNTNEYGVKDYMYD from the exons ATGGCAGATCTATATCAGAGTAGCCTCCTGGAACCCACCGCGCCGCCAGAATACCTACTACAGAGACGTGCCACAAAGAACTCACCTAAGGTAGTTAGCGGAAAGGAAAGTAATGACAAGGAAAAGACACCGGCCTCCAGTACTTCTTCCCGCACTGGTCACTCCCTCACCCCACTCTTCAACTATTTTACAAAACGTCGaaaaatcaacaataacaataacaacaataataataatgataacaaattcAGTCATGACCACTCCTCTCAGGCAGCAGTGACGCTTCGAGACAACTCTCATTCCAGGCAGGTAGTGAGTGGAGGGAAAAGATTTGCTTTCTTTCGAAGTAAACAAACTTCGGAACCTCCTTCTGTAAGAGACTCTACTGAGGGCACAGCTGCTTCAGAAAGGAAGGATACAGCATCGTCTCAAAAGTCCCAGTTTGATACTAAACAGCCAGAGAGTTTGGAGCCTCAAGCCAAAGATGAAATGGAAGTGTTGTGTCACGGACTGATGGAAAAAACAGAGTCATTTAGCAAAAAGTGTCTCCTCTCCCATTCAGGTCATGAGACAGATTCGGACTCAGAATCAGTTGTCTCCGAAAAACGAAGCAATCAGATGCAGTTTGACGAGACTGACAAGTGTGCTGGCGTATCTGTCATGCAAGAGCAACTGAATAGCATTAATCTCAAGCGATGTATGGACGCCACGATGCCTCAGTCCATAGGTTCAACAACACTCCCAGCTCACTCTGAAAGTCTCTCTATCCCACCTGTGATCGAGGAGATTGAGGAGGCTAGCGTTGACGAACCGCCAGTCATCGAAGTCATCTTACCTCAGCGAGAGCCTGCTGTTAAATCGTCGTCAGGAATACAGCCTATGCAAAGCATGGACGGCAACATCAGTGTtcataataatgtaaagaaacGCCGCAAGCTGCGGCACATCCTGCGACATTTCCTCAACATGAACAGCAGCTTTGTAAAAGAGGATAAACAACGGTTagtggaagacgaggaagaagacgacgaagaggaggagcatgagATGGTTGAGACCGCCATTGACGAACAGGAGTGCCAAGGAGACAACACGTGTCCCGTCTCGAAAACACCACTAACTCAAGATGGCACAGACGCTGTGACTCCCGAGAAGAAGAGGCAGCCCGGAACGAAA GGCCATTGTCGGGGATGGGGCCACCGCGTCCGACGCTCTCTGGGCCGCGGGTGTCACTACCTCGGGCTGAGCGTCCTCAACATCACCAACTACATAGTGGCTGAGGCTACCTTCATGGGCTCTGTCAATACCAGCAGAAACTACGACTGGGATTACATCTACAACACCAACGAGTACGGGGTGAAAGACTACATGTACGACTAG
- the LOC123504544 gene encoding putative uncharacterized protein DDB_G0292292 isoform X2 has product MVVFEGVPDISAMADLYQSSLLEPTAPPEYLLQRRATKNSPKVVSGKESNDKEKTPASSTSSRTGHSLTPLFNYFTKRRKINNNNNNNNNNDNKFSHDHSSQAAVTLRDNSHSRQVVSGGKRFAFFRSKQTSEPPSVRDSTEGTAASERKDTASSQKSQFDTKQPESLEPQAKDEMEVLCHGLMEKTESFSKKCLLSHSGHETDSDSESVVSEKRSNQMQFDETDKCAGVSVMQEQLNSINLKRCMDATMPQSIGSTTLPAHSESLSIPPVIEEIEEASVDEPPVIEVILPQREPAVKSSSGIQPMQSMDGNISVHNNVKKRRKLRHILRHFLNMNSSFVKEDKQRLVEDEEEDDEEEEHEMVETAIDEQECQGDNTCPVSKTPLTQDGTDAVTPEKKRQPGTKGHCRGWGHRVRRSLGRGCHYLGLSVLNITNYIVAEATFMGSVNTSRNYDWDYIYNTNEYGVKDYMYD; this is encoded by the exons ATGGTGGTATTTGAAG GTGTCCCAGACATCTCAGCCATGGCAGATCTATATCAGAGTAGCCTCCTGGAACCCACCGCGCCGCCAGAATACCTACTACAGAGACGTGCCACAAAGAACTCACCTAAGGTAGTTAGCGGAAAGGAAAGTAATGACAAGGAAAAGACACCGGCCTCCAGTACTTCTTCCCGCACTGGTCACTCCCTCACCCCACTCTTCAACTATTTTACAAAACGTCGaaaaatcaacaataacaataacaacaataataataatgataacaaattcAGTCATGACCACTCCTCTCAGGCAGCAGTGACGCTTCGAGACAACTCTCATTCCAGGCAGGTAGTGAGTGGAGGGAAAAGATTTGCTTTCTTTCGAAGTAAACAAACTTCGGAACCTCCTTCTGTAAGAGACTCTACTGAGGGCACAGCTGCTTCAGAAAGGAAGGATACAGCATCGTCTCAAAAGTCCCAGTTTGATACTAAACAGCCAGAGAGTTTGGAGCCTCAAGCCAAAGATGAAATGGAAGTGTTGTGTCACGGACTGATGGAAAAAACAGAGTCATTTAGCAAAAAGTGTCTCCTCTCCCATTCAGGTCATGAGACAGATTCGGACTCAGAATCAGTTGTCTCCGAAAAACGAAGCAATCAGATGCAGTTTGACGAGACTGACAAGTGTGCTGGCGTATCTGTCATGCAAGAGCAACTGAATAGCATTAATCTCAAGCGATGTATGGACGCCACGATGCCTCAGTCCATAGGTTCAACAACACTCCCAGCTCACTCTGAAAGTCTCTCTATCCCACCTGTGATCGAGGAGATTGAGGAGGCTAGCGTTGACGAACCGCCAGTCATCGAAGTCATCTTACCTCAGCGAGAGCCTGCTGTTAAATCGTCGTCAGGAATACAGCCTATGCAAAGCATGGACGGCAACATCAGTGTtcataataatgtaaagaaacGCCGCAAGCTGCGGCACATCCTGCGACATTTCCTCAACATGAACAGCAGCTTTGTAAAAGAGGATAAACAACGGTTagtggaagacgaggaagaagacgacgaagaggaggagcatgagATGGTTGAGACCGCCATTGACGAACAGGAGTGCCAAGGAGACAACACGTGTCCCGTCTCGAAAACACCACTAACTCAAGATGGCACAGACGCTGTGACTCCCGAGAAGAAGAGGCAGCCCGGAACGAAA GGCCATTGTCGGGGATGGGGCCACCGCGTCCGACGCTCTCTGGGCCGCGGGTGTCACTACCTCGGGCTGAGCGTCCTCAACATCACCAACTACATAGTGGCTGAGGCTACCTTCATGGGCTCTGTCAATACCAGCAGAAACTACGACTGGGATTACATCTACAACACCAACGAGTACGGGGTGAAAGACTACATGTACGACTAG